In Nonlabens agnitus, the DNA window AACAAAAAGAAAATCTTAAGAACGTAGATAAAGGAAGTAACACGCTCAATTACATTTTTGCTACATTTACCTTGCTAAGTGCTATTAAAATAGGCTCTGACCTATATTTGAGATACAAGGAAAGTCAGCAGAAAAAGAAGCCCTGCAATTGTAAAGACAAGGCTTAACTGCATTAAACGATAACCACCATATTTATATAGGATTAGGCACAATGGCGCTACTTATGGGTGGCGCTTTTTTGGCTTATAAATTTAGCAAGTCGAGCGTTAAGTCTAAGCCATATAAGCGAAATGGCATTGCTGTGGATCTCTCGGTCTTTGACAGCCCAGATATGCCTGGCTCTGGAAACTGTATGGAGAGACGACTTATAGCGATGCTGCACAACCTATCTCTGAAAACCGGTTATCCTATATTCAGTTGGATAAACTCTGGAGCCCGAAGTGAGGCTCATAATCGTAAATTAGGTGGCTTGCGCAACTCTTCTCATAAAATACCTACTTGTAAAGCTGTGGATATCAGAGCTTCTTCCAAATCAATCCGCAACAATCTGGCTATGGCAGCACGTGATGTTGGCTTTAAACGCATCGGTGTAGGCAATACGTTTGTTCATCTGGATGTAGATGAAGGAAAATCGCAATATGTGGCTTGGGGTTACCTAGTGGGGCTGCTGCGGAGATTAATCCTTTTGTGTAGTTGCTACAGTCTGCCAAAGGCTTCAATGAAGTAATCTCTCGGAATTTTTTCTTGTTCTAATCTTAGATTCTTTGTCCTTAAATATTGATACAATTCTTGTTCTCGGTCCATAAGATTTGGTAGTACTTCGGCAAAGGTCGTTTTTCCTTTATCACCTTGGTAAAATTTCTCGAAAGTTCCTCTGTCCATTAGTATGCTTTTGACATTATCGTGAAAACCTCTTAGCTGAGATAGAATATCAAATCCGTGCGCATCAAAATCGCCCCAATAAATAAGTTCAACGTCTTTTAGCCATTCAACAGCTTTTAGGTTTACAACGCTGTAGCCTTTACCGAAAATGACGATTGTACTTTCTTTATTAGGGATAGTCAGCGCGTTATATAAAGACACCTTGTTTTCTACGACAAGTACACGTTTTAAAGGGATTGTTAATTTTTTAAATGCACTAAGTGGCAAAGCCAAATCATCAAATCCTGCAAAGTGGTTTTTAGAAATTTGCTCATCCAAAACCTTAAACCGTATCATTGGCTCAGCTTTCTTGAGCCCAAAGCGTTTTTCAAAATTCTTAGCCTCTTCATCAAGGTATTCTGGCTCTAAAACTATGTTGAGAAGCTCCTGTAAAAGTCCTTTGTTGTTTTCAATGAATTTGGTGTGGACATTTATAGGCAATTCCCTATTGTATAGGTTTGGACGCGGGTTGTTTTTGAAGTAGGTTAGAACCT includes these proteins:
- a CDS encoding D-Ala-D-Ala carboxypeptidase family metallohydrolase; the encoded protein is MALLMGGAFLAYKFSKSSVKSKPYKRNGIAVDLSVFDSPDMPGSGNCMERRLIAMLHNLSLKTGYPIFSWINSGARSEAHNRKLGGLRNSSHKIPTCKAVDIRASSKSIRNNLAMAARDVGFKRIGVGNTFVHLDVDEGKSQYVAWGYLVGLLRRLILLCSCYSLPKASMK
- a CDS encoding Wadjet anti-phage system protein JetD domain-containing protein translates to MITPVEIFKKALRRYPSYLQSKIAGTEFFPLVIPGNKIPSKSTSNYSEEIKRLYLDSKEKRGFGYEITYTEKRKKGLGLQSLPTLFSFLNEIDFLKYLGKEKEVEIFIQLSQSTFKIFPDLRDLVLNKPSILQKNIYKWEDYLKVLTYFKNNPRPNLYNRELPINVHTKFIENNKGLLQELLNIVLEPEYLDEEAKNFEKRFGLKKAEPMIRFKVLDEQISKNHFAGFDDLALPLSAFKKLTIPLKRVLVVENKVSLYNALTIPNKESTIVIFGKGYSVVNLKAVEWLKDVELIYWGDFDAHGFDILSQLRGFHDNVKSILMDRGTFEKFYQGDKGKTTFAEVLPNLMDREQELYQYLRTKNLRLEQEKIPRDYFIEAFGRL